gaaagtttgaaagtttaGGTATTTTAATGCCTTATTTCTAAGTTTGCATTGTGCTTGTTCAGAATAACTTCAATTGTGGGCATAACTATTTAAGATACTTAATTATAACATGATCTTGGTACACATGCATGTAGCTAGGCCCATAACACTGGCCAAAATAATTATCTAGTTATGTCCCTTGGTTGattgaaaaaatgtataaacataatggCATCCCCTTGCCTTGCTCTTGTGAAATTATGCCCCATAATGAACTGAGAAAACTTCTTCACCTTTGCAGTGATCCAAAAAATTTAaccttttaaaatgttaacaaaaacattgtgtTGCAACTTGGAATCATATTCAAGTTACATAGATAATTTTTTGATTTATCAGCAAGGTTTGGTATATCTTTTTGTCTCAATGTATTTATACCTTATGGCTCCTGTTTTGTTTAGCGAGGGGTGGTGTTATCCAAACACCTCGACACGTGGTGGAGTGGTATGGAGATCAAAATGGCCGAGATTCTCTCGCGTGATGACATTTGTAACTACTTCGACCTTGTTGGTAACCATGATGACCGGGACCTGTACCTGTTTGTAAAGACTGCTGAGCATCTGTGTACCTTGAAATACCACTGCAGGCTTCCGACAGGTCAGTCAGTGATCTGGATTTTAATTCTTAATTgagtaaattaaattaatagttTGGTAGATGTAAGTgatgattgttaaaaaaagcCTTTCCTTTGAAAGTGTAAATGTTCAAGAGTGAATGTGTTTATGTTTGACAGTGCAATGTTTAagcataaaatgatttttatgcccccgaaggtgggcatattaaaatcgcaccgtccgtccgtccggctctgtaactttcccttgtatggacagattttaaaataacttgccacatgtgttccacaaaCCAAggcgacgtgtcgcatgcaagactcgtgtccctacctcaaaggtcaaggtcacacttagtctttattcacaatggagtgctgcatataaggacatagagtataggttgtcgtgtccgggctgtaactttctcttgtatggacagattttaaaataacttgccacatgtgttccacataccaagacgacgtgtcgcgtgcaagacccgtgtccctacctcaaaggtcaaggtcacacttagtgtttattcacaatggggtgctgcatataaggacatagagtataggttgtcgtgtccgggctgtaactttctcttgtatggacagattttaaaataacttgccaaatgtgttccacataccaagacgacgtgtcgcgtgcaaaacctgtgtccctacctcaaaggccaaggtcacacttagtgtttattcacaatggagtgctgcatataaggacatagagtataggttgtcgtgtccgggctgtaactttctcttgtatggacagattttaaaataaattgccacatgtgttccacataccaagaccacgtgtcgcgtgcaagacccgtgtccctacctcaaaggtcaaggtcacacttagtgtttatttacaatggagtgctgcatataaggacataaagtataggttgtcgtgtccgggctgtaactttcccttgtatatacagattttaaaataacttgccacatgtgttccacataccaagacgacgtgtcgcgtgcaagacctgtgttcctacctcaaaggtcaaggtcacacttagtgtttatttacaatggagtgctgcatataaggacataaagtataggttgtcgtgtctgggctgtaactttcccttgtatggacagattttaaaataacttgccacatgtgttccacataccaagatgacgtgtcgcgtgcaagacccgtgtccctacctcaaaggtcaaggtcacacttagtgtttattcacaatggagtgctgcatataaggacatagagtataggttgtcgtgtccgggctgtaactttctcttgtatggacagattttaaaataacttgccacatgtgttccacataccaagacgacgtgtcgcgtgcaagacccgtgtccctgcctcaaaggtcaaggtcacacatagtgtttattcacaatggagtgctgcatataaggacatagagtataggttgtcgtgtccgggctgttactttcccttgtatggacagattttaaaataacttgccacatgtgttccacataccaagacgatgtgtcgcatgcaagacccgtgtccctacctcaaaggtcaaggtcacacttattttttattcacaatggagtgctgcatacaaggacatagggtataggttgtcgtgtccaggctgtaactttctcttgtatggacagattttaaaataacttgctacatgtgttccacataccaagacgacgtgtcgtgtgtaagacccgtgtccctacctctaaggtgaaagatacactaagtgtttattcacaagggaattctgaatataaggacataacagtgtatgttgtcaagtatgggtggtatttttttatgttcagaggcaatttaaaataacttgccatatgtatttgacatgtaaaggcaagatcaacttttcatgtactgaccttgttcataggtcaatgtcacattcgggggcattcgtcacatactgtgacagctcttgtttcatttattatcatttgtttaatttcacaGTTTTGATTGATAAAACTAAAGgaactttttatgccccctaaAATTGCATTGTCTGTGGGCCTCTCAGTCCGCATTTATTTATCCGGgttgtaactttgtcatgcagggAGGGCTTTTGATATTACTTGGCAAATGTGTGCGGTACATAAGGACAATGTGTCGGgtgcaaaggtcaaggtcacacttatagGTATATCATTATGACATGATATATACACATCCAGTATGGATGGTTGTGTCAGCACTGTAAATATGTCATGCATGGAGggatttaataattatttggcAAATCTGTAGGTACGTTAAGGTGATGTGTTTGGTACAAGTCACACAACCCTTCCtcaaaactgattttttagCTATTAAAGATGTATGAACAGCAATTTCAGtgattttgtgatttaaaaactTATCTACAGTAATTACTTTACTATAATTTACAGACACAGCTACCCATGATGTGACGTACCAGTCATTGATGCGTCTCCTAGTGGAACGTGGCGAGCCTGGGACCCTCGAAGATCTCCCACTGGTACCTGACAGATATGTGTTCGGGCGCTCAGCCAGCGAACTGAAGAAGGAAACCAAGCAGATTCAATTCAAGCAACTCTGTGCCGCACAAAACAAGTATGGCCAGAGTGGTTAGATATATATGGAGTCATATTGAAataaggatttttttaacaaggcCCAAtagtgtttgttcataaaattattAGATTATAACCCATGAGctcaaatatatgaaatatatcaaaattcagattttaacttttttgtttttcaagaattaaagttgatgtttgttatagCCATGGCACTGTTGTTATTATTGGTAGGCCAGCATGAAAAAAACTGTTATCTTGTCCATAACTCAGCAATCAAGaagttgaaataaaacttgCTACCGGAACACATATTGCCAAAAACAATACACTCATTTATAGAAAGACCAATAAATCTGGctttaacattaattatttagttatgtccctttttcaactgaaaaacaacagatgagCATTTTTGTTCtctctgtgtttttttttaagtaaattttgTTACAGCAAAGATATATAAATGGCAGgatgctgcagaaaagggacagggtgctaagggagaaaaaGGCACAATGTGTCAGACTGTAAAGAACTGGATCTTATGAATTTAACGGTAAATGTCAGAAATTGTGCCTACTCCGGTAAATGAAGTAAATGTtgggtttcaactgccaaatgtGTCAagtgtatgcatttattttcgcatttttagtttcaattaaaCGAAAGAAATTTttgagcatttaattctatttaGGCAGGAGAGTGCACATACTGGTCTCCaggagggcagaagggtgctccCAAAAAaagacagggtgcagcacccttccataactcttagCTCAAACCcttatatcaatatatcaatggttgaatgaatataatattgttcttttaaatgaaaattggcTGTGAAGCAAAGACAATTTCTGAGGTTAAACTCAAAATTaaatgcacatgtatattttcattaGATTGACCTAAATCTCAAATTCTCTTTGTTCCAAATATGAaagaatgtatttataatctgTCATTCTTATGAATTCCAGACAGAAGGGCACAAGCACACTCCCGGAGCGTGTTTGTGGTCTGATGGTGAAATATGTGTCAGCCTTCGCCAATCATGCGGGCGGCCATATATACTTTGGTATCGCAGACACCCGGGCAAATGTGGTGGGTGAGGAGATGACGCACGCAGATCAACACAATCTAGGTTAGCAGCTTTGGGTGTTCTTCAATACAGTAGCAAAGTAAAGTTAATGGGCAAGCCAAACTTACTGTATCAAATTAGTGACTACTGTAGAAgataaaaatcttaaaagttgtcacatgttaatttttttaaaagaacaaccCTATGTGTATGTGTAGAATTCACGGATTAAACAAAGGTGAACTTTGCAATTAGTCAACAcctcaatatttattttagacaattatttatcatgtacagcagcatttttttttgtttgaaatctcATCGTTCCGGGAACGAATGACAAACACTGTTTGTGTATTACTATTTCTACATTATTTACTGACTTAGCTGTTTCggactgaaatttaaaaaaaatgaaccaATTTCTGACTGATTTGTAAGCCATTTTCTATTACTAATATTGCTCCGGCAAGGTTAAAAAGCATGAACTGTAAATATTGGATattcaatacaaatttcaataacgtttctgaaattgataaaaatgagcCTTGACGAGTAACAagtttaaagtaataaatttcttatttcaagACCACAAGTGTTCTAttctatttaataatataatgaacatTAATTGATAATTTACAGTGCTAAATACATTAAGATTTAATGTCTCTATAGCATGCACTTTTTCAATGCTATTCATTATGACATCATGTCAAAAGTTATTAACTAGTTTAATCTCAAAATTGTATAATGACGCTATTCTTGATGGCAAcatcatttatgataaaattacCCTTCCTTGAGTAAACCTCCATTGTACTTTTACCTTAGAAAGTTGATTGAATGAAAAGATCTTGCAATTCTATATGGTGATTTTCAGACTGTAAAGCTACGGCACTGAATTAGGTAAAACGTTGTTTTTGGAGTTGTTATTCTGTTTATCCAatggtttgttattttttgtgttaatgctcttttataaattaatataagtaCCCATGTTTTTCAACACTAGTGCTTGAAGCGCTCAGAGATAGTAGTCcatccatcattaatacaaaaaaattgctactggtaaagtttcattataatttaaaaaatgtttgaatagtTTTAAAGTTGTCACATttttacctccctttaatatatcataaaataatagaagcctcattatggtgttattcaaaaatgtaatccattcaaaaataatattatggttaatcaatataaattaaacatttaaataattgtatgttaatATCTGAAATTCACTAACTCATCTTGCAATGATGAATGGCTTACCTTAAAGGGTGAATTTGTGATATCTTTcgtatttttattcatattagAAAGTCCTaagcacatttaaatacatacatgatattctAGTggaatgattttaaacataatctaTTTATAGGACTTCCTAGAAAGCAACTCATGTACATCCATTGTTCTGAAGGAATAATAGTATAAGTTAACTGATAGTaaggttgtttgttttttaaactgagTGTCATTAACGTCAAGGATATCTAacagtaaacaaataaatcaaattctAGTCTTTATTAGTAAAGTCCTATAGAAATAGTCAGTATTTCATGATCATCAATTGCCATTTGACAGTATAAATCGAGGGATGGAAGCACAAAGGTGTGATCTGCTTTTTTTCTTAATGACACATAAAACCTTTTTGCTTTCACTCAAGGCCCCAATATCTCTACTTCTTAAGCACAACAagcttaagtatcttatttcattaagccaatttttttacttaatcttgattttactaaataaaaattagtttattgtcattatcacaaacttaaaaataattttcttttgaaGGCCAAATTATCTTAAGAATATaaacattacacaaattatatcaaaacaaaaatagtgagcttagcttaatcctgttataagggatttAAGATGTGggtcgagaaattggggccagggtGGTAGTCATATAAAAATCAACAGTCAATTCTTAACTTACAATGTAGGTCATTTTCTTAAGTTAAATATCTCATTTGGCATATATGATATAATGAATTACCACCCGGTAATGATATCTAAAACTATTTATCCtcaataattttatgtactttaCAAACTTTTTCGTAAGAAACAATtgtacttttctttaaatttgtctACGAAATTTTAGAATCGgacttaagatattttatgaatacaggCCCAGGAGGTCAAGTTATTTGTAGAAAGCAATATGAGAGGTGTAGGTGATATGGTTGTACATGCTTCTTTTTTCATTGTCTCTAAGAACCTTATTGCACTCATCTTATTGTCTGATGCCTTGCTTCACAGAGCAGCTGATTGCCGGTCGTATGCGGAATATGATATGGGGGGACAGGAATGTACCAGTTTCCCGCGGTGTTCACTGGGATGTAAACTTCTACCCCGTGGAGAATGCTCCGAAAAAGGTTATTGGTGAAATCTGTCATTCTGCAATATCTTTCAATCACAATCTCTTCCGTTTAGAATGATAAGCAAAAATACTAATGTATTTATGAATGTTAAAAGCAATCCTCATTCATGTGTTCTTCATTTCACCTGctcttaaaataatatcttaaaaaaacacatcatttttactTGTGGTGTAAATTCCAGTGGGACAGAATAAAAATAACCTTcagaatatgaaaaataattcttatatttTATGATGTAAAACTCCAGCTTTCCCCAAAAATCAGTGTATGTGCTAATGGTGATGTCAATGGGGAATTTTCCTAGTGGTGTATTTAGCTTTTGTATGGTCAGCCGTAAATCTAAGACTAATAAGAGTTCACCTTGAGAACATTATTCAAAACCAATCTCATCTACCCACAGTCTGTATGTGTCATGGTTGAGGTGGTATTTGTGCGTTCTCCTGGAGGTGCATTCAAAAACTGTCACAGGAGCATATTCATTGGCACAAGTATGAGGCTGGAGGGAGTTCCCCTCAtatatcattaatgaaaatCCCAATATTATATCTCAATCTAGCGCTACAGTAGGTACATGAGGTGATGGTGGTGTCAGTGGTGCTTTACCCCTGAGGTGTATTCACCCACTGTCACATGAACAGTTTCATTGGCACCTGTAGGGGGCTAGAGGGATTCAACCttattatataatgaaaatcCCTATATATCTCCATCTATTGCTACAGTCGGTTCGTGTCTTGGTGGAGGTGGAGCATTCTCTCAATGGTGTTTTTACCCACTATCACATGAGCAATTACATTGGCACTAGATGGATGACGGAAAAATTAAAcctcattatttaattataatgaatGAAAATCCTAATATATCTGTACTTATCCCTATAGACTGTGCGTGTGGTAGTGGTGGTGTCAGTGGTGCGTTTTCCTGGCGGTGTATTCACCCACTGTCCAGTCAGCAGCTACGTAGGCACCAGTGGGAGATTGGAGGAATTCACCTTCACCCAGTGGCGGGACGCAGTGCTCAATCCTCTTAGAGGTAATGAATAGattattcatacatgtacacatgtacacaCGGTAAGTCTGCCTCTCGCCAAGACAGCATAGGATTCTTATGGATTCTCGACACAGACACCATTTCTATGCATTAAAATGATTGTAATGTGATTGTATTAGCTTTCAGCtaaattcaaaatcaagttAATGTTCAATTgagtaacaaaaacaaatgtgccCCAAAAGGGAGGCATTAATACTTAAAGTACAATGTAGTCATACTGTACGTCCATCCGTGTGTCTGTCTTACTATCATGTCACAACTGTAACTTTctcaattttattcaaattgtgaTCAAACTTTACAGAATAGCAAAGCAGCTTTGGAAGGTGTGTCATACATAGCATTGGTGCTCTGGCCTCAAAGACATTCTGACAAGGCTGAATTGGGGGCATTTGACAAGTTCCTTTGACAACTCTTGCTTAAGACAgactttatatatttgtattaaaggGATAGCAGAtaataccattgcaagaaaaaaagaaattgtcaaacataacataaatttgatattgttgtgtataatgcatttttgaattttgcttactgatgtatcacatcgcttacaacACATTTATCTGTACcagttttgcatatttttccatttcgaaatttacttggtttgtctaccacataaatccctgtatatttatatatatatgttatatccGTATATGtttctgtactaatcacgtgatttcacatgctaaatatacacactataagcTGGTAAACCATTAcgtgctatttttaaatgggtCAACTCTGACAGATAGAcagcaacaaaatattatttcaatcatgtaaaatgatcggcctcatactagatTGGTAATTATAggtttgttttgaggaaatattgtctttgccgattttgggaccatctggtgtctagcccctttaagaaCAACTCTGCCTTTCATTATATCACTGAAAATTATGATGCAAGTCATTTAAAGTCATGGCCATGGTTTATCCCTTGTAGATGTGCCCGAGCTTCACAACCGGTTCCAGAAGCTGATGTTACTGGTTCCCCGCGCACCACTCATCTTTACATTGCCCAACACTGTGGACATTATCAGACAGAAAGTGTTACAAGGTTCGTGAAAATTGCCTTAACAATTGCTTGCTGTAGTTTTCTGGTATAAATGAGAAGTATTTGTAGCATCCATTTCTgtctattttttacattttttttttgttcaaatatcaaCCTTtacaaatgataccaaaataataatgGGTACTGGGCATCAAAATTTCACTATTTGTGTATAAGATAATTTTAAGATTCAAGATATTTACCTTGTCAGGTGTCGggataaattaaaaaatcacTCACTATTCAGTTTCTGTCTTAACCTTATTTGAAACTTGATCAAAATAAAGGTAACATACATACTAGAGGAAGCTATCTTTCTGCATCCATAGACATAGCTGCTTAATGAATGGTTGTCAgtgaaaaattaaaatggtaGTTTAGGGTAATTACACCAATTCTGAAATGCCTACCGGTACTCATTGGTACATGCCTTGCTTCGTTTAATTGACACATGACCATTAATCAAATCATGGTAATACCATCTCAGACCACTGGCTTCCTTCCATGTTTATAGGTTTTGAAGATGAATGGTTagtgatttcaaaaacaggctgaacatgcttgatatatattgttaacattttcacaGCATTGTTTGTCCTCATACACCAGATATTGCCAATTTACCGAATACACAATAGTTACGctcaaccaattttatttttcataggAGAAACATAACCtgttttgtaatgttgttgAATTTTTAATACACATGTGGAGCTCTACACCTATATATGGTTTTGGGGGTTGTGAAGCTCTAGAAATCAGTGCCTTTATGCAAATTGTTTAAGCTgaatatagaatatataggaaattAATTAAGTGGTCTGTGACCTTTATATCTGTTTCTATCATCACACTGATCAaagtttttgataaaaacattacTGTTCTTAATATTGATGTGTTTGAATATAAAGTTccttgtatacttacaactcaCAACCTTAGTATAACAGTGTTTTCATTGCTTTAACTTATTCAAGTATTAGTATGTTGCTTTTCCAGTAAAGATGGACACTGTACAGCCTCGTCAGTACATCGAGAGTTATGCCATTCCGCAGTACAGGGAGGCAATCCGGGCAGTTCTTAACTTCTTCAAGGGACAAAACTCCATCATTATGGGCATGGAGTGCTGGGGCGTGAAAATCCCCATGGCAGAATGTGCAGACACCATCTGTGATGTCGCAATAGTTACAGAGTTCCATAATGTGCATGTCCTGACATTCTCTACAGCCTACAACGATGCAGTGATACATCATTCCCAGTCAGCGGCAGCCATCTTGAAAACAAGGCTAGTTCAGCATGGGGGTTGTACAGAAAAATTTAGTGTGGTTTCTCATGTTTTGGACATCACAAATCAGGATATTCTGCATATTTTAGAAACTCAAATGGCCGGCAGAGATATTTACCCATCTCATTTTGCTCCCagtaaaagaaaatttgacaaGATCTTGAACTCCTTAGTTATATGCATGGGGTCCTACATGGCCAAGTCCCAAGTCGTTCACAGTATTAATCAAAATGGCTACTACTACTTCCTGCTGACTCATGACCAGTTTGAGTTGCTATGGACGCAGCAGTTCACCAAGGAATTGTGGGTACATGGTCCAGCCGGGGCGGGGAAAACTGTGGCAGCCGCACAGATGATCCAGGAACTACGCCGAAGAGGCTGTCAACTGGAAAACATCCTGTATCTGGCAGAAAACGAGAAACTCTGCGATTTTGTAAAGTAGGTTGCTTTGATTATTTAATCTAATTTTTCTCTATTTCTATTACATCTTAAGTGGAATATTTTAGAATTTCAACTTCTGTATGTAGGTTACAAAACTTAAAGCTACattctcacaaattgacagttttgacctttttatttattttttctcaaaatcaGCTCAATTTGGCATCACTGCAGTCATATAAGAAAACTCACAATAagcagatctcaattgtttggttaACTGCCAAAaaaattcatttgtttaaagtattaataacacttttagccataaaacatcaattttcagaCGTAAATAGGAAAAATTGGATCTGCtttttttgccagcagtctgtatcactggtttcccgacatttacacaaaaaaccATTCCGatacaaaaattattttttttaagtttgtctttgagagttcagctttaacaATGACCTTTACgacagaaaacaatatttttttcagaaatacaaCTGGTACAATATTAAAGGTCTAAGTATTACTCATTTCTTTGATCTAAGCTTTATGTAAGTTTCTATCAAGAAATGTATTATGTAGGTCTGCTAGTGTGTCTGTAATTTACTTTCAGGTCCCACAATCTATGCCTCGTTACAACCAGACGACAGATATTGGCTGAGAGCCAAGACCCCAGGATTATGGACAGGAAATATGGGCATGTCTGTAATGTGATTATAGATGAGGTTCAAAATTTCAAAGACAGGGATGGTGATTGGTACAGCCTGGCTCAGCAGATAGCCAATCAGAATCCTCCTAACAAACTCCATAGgtgttcaaattatttttggCTTTTCATGGACTACTCGCAAAAAGTGCACAAGTTCAAAGCAGGGTTGCCAGCGGTGATTGGAAAGAACAATTTTATGTTGAGCGAAGTGAGTCGAAGTACAAAGGAGATATTTGACTTCACATCTAGGCTGATGATGGCCTCGGAGAACGTTGAGGGGCTAACACACC
The Mya arenaria isolate MELC-2E11 chromosome 12, ASM2691426v1 DNA segment above includes these coding regions:
- the LOC128211439 gene encoding schlafen family member 13-like, which produces MSLDAERERKRRSSGSTTLTAQHVTDNLGSYGEVILHCTVNITRGIRECGNTIVLKHVCALLNSGGGILHMRNLDAERGVVLSKHLDTWWSGMEIKMAEILSRDDICNYFDLVGNHDDRDLYLFVKTAEHLCTLKYHCRLPTDTATHDVTYQSLMRLLVERGEPGTLEDLPLVPDRYVFGRSASELKKETKQIQFKQLCAAQNKQKGTSTLPERVCGLMVKYVSAFANHAGGHIYFGIADTRANVVGEEMTHADQHNLEQLIAGRMRNMIWGDRNVPVSRGVHWDVNFYPVENAPKKTVRVVVVVSVVRFPGGVFTHCPVSSYVGTSGRLEEFTFTQWRDAVLNPLRDVPELHNRFQKLMLLVPRAPLIFTLPNTVDIIRQKVLQVKMDTVQPRQYIESYAIPQYREAIRAVLNFFKGQNSIIMGMECWGVKIPMAECADTICDVAIVTEFHNVHVLTFSTAYNDAVIHHSQSAAAILKTRLVQHGGCTEKFSVVSHVLDITNQDILHILETQMAGRDIYPSHFAPSKRKFDKILNSLVICMGSYMAKSQVVHSINQNGYYYFLLTHDQFELLWTQQFTKELWVHGPAGAGKTVAAAQMIQELRRRGCQLENILYLAENEKLCDFVKSHNLCLVTTRRQILAESQDPRIMDRKYGHVCNVIIDEVQNFKDRDGDWYSLAQQIANQNPPNKLHRCSNYFWLFMDYSQKVHKFKAGLPAVIGKNNFMLSEVSRSTKEIFDFTSRLMMASENVEGLTHPGLQSVNSVPKLAHNFSSGKGVDILSCKEDEMRTLLSRVLSGLLQNGVHQDDIAILVGKRKELDHLQTELSSLNLDKSSVAGRKDSRDINHMTSRRSVEEHLQSCGSDRSLQHDRSRSRSPSLQSIAENPSSMSLEDVSDDSFDESFEISNPFDVLTQGNLDSAEQELPGELNNQSVAMETGDPVAKKQKVTFYRYDSSVDESDSESPQKENDWKLSMKSKEGSVSKEIDGVAIDTVRRFSGLDKAAVIGINPYVNEEHADFSKFLLSLATRAKDNLVIITTSDNVKQRLDKLVN